From one uncultured Erythrobacter sp. genomic stretch:
- a CDS encoding PilZ domain-containing protein, with the protein MTGVETRSVARDSLFLLAEIRVEQSAETHRARVRNLSDGGMMGEGQLRVQRGHRVVVELRNIGAVNGTVAWVQDNRFGVAFDEEIDSQQARRPLQTTEGHEAAIVKPLWSHRAPPPPEPSTLRKI; encoded by the coding sequence ATGACAGGAGTTGAGACACGCAGTGTCGCACGCGACAGCCTGTTTTTGCTGGCCGAAATTCGGGTCGAGCAAAGCGCGGAGACTCACCGTGCGCGGGTGCGCAATCTTTCGGATGGCGGGATGATGGGCGAAGGCCAGCTGCGCGTTCAGCGCGGCCATCGCGTCGTGGTCGAGCTGCGCAATATCGGCGCTGTGAACGGCACCGTCGCCTGGGTGCAGGATAACCGCTTCGGGGTCGCGTTCGATGAGGAAATCGATTCCCAGCAGGCGCGCCGTCCGCTCCAGACCACCGAAGGTCACGAAGCCGCCATCGTCAAGCCGTTGTGGAGCCACCGCGCGCCGCCGCCGCCCGAGCCGAGCACGCTGCGCAAGATTTGA
- a CDS encoding ABC transporter substrate-binding protein, which translates to MRFWFPLIAALATWSCGPSGGGGPVAVAVIGAPDDPFEQGVRLSPAAQHMRAATREGLVALDPVGQVVPAIAERWIVTEDGLSYIFRLRDSTWPGGDEITAADVREQLRAGLVRLRGTSLGLDLAKVRDIRAMTGRVIEVRLSSPMPDFLRLLAQPELGLVRGGTGAGPMAMSRDEESTIARLTALPPESRGLPAREDWEDIARPVEVRALSARNAVAAFAGGDVDLVLGGTLIDFPLAEVGPLSRGTIQVDPALGLLGLVVRRETGFLADPARREALSMAIDRTALIRSFGLAGWRESSWVVPSEIFTDAPYPEDRWNGASIEARRRAAAARVSAWAGPGREATVRLALPSGPGGDLLLRELASAWGEIGVSVRRAGKGEAADLELRDTLARYTSARWYLNQFNCGLNAGLCAPEADELVRQSLTERDAAARERLLTEAHAALVEREVYIPLGAPVRWSLVRGTIRNYLPNVWGMHPLFPLSEPTT; encoded by the coding sequence ATGCGATTCTGGTTTCCTCTGATTGCTGCACTGGCGACATGGTCCTGCGGCCCATCTGGCGGCGGCGGACCGGTCGCAGTCGCGGTCATCGGCGCGCCTGACGATCCGTTCGAACAAGGCGTGCGCCTTTCACCAGCCGCTCAGCACATGCGCGCTGCCACCCGCGAGGGACTGGTCGCGCTTGATCCGGTGGGTCAGGTGGTCCCCGCCATCGCCGAACGCTGGATCGTGACCGAGGACGGCCTCAGCTATATCTTCCGCCTGCGCGACAGCACTTGGCCTGGTGGTGACGAGATCACCGCGGCTGATGTCCGCGAACAATTGCGCGCCGGGCTTGTCCGGCTGCGCGGCACCTCGTTGGGGCTCGATCTGGCCAAGGTGCGCGACATCCGGGCGATGACCGGGCGGGTGATCGAAGTGCGGCTCTCCTCGCCAATGCCCGATTTCCTGCGCCTGCTGGCGCAGCCCGAACTCGGGCTGGTGCGTGGCGGCACCGGGGCAGGGCCGATGGCCATGTCGCGCGACGAAGAGAGCACAATCGCCCGCCTCACGGCGCTTCCGCCCGAATCCCGCGGCCTGCCTGCGCGCGAGGATTGGGAAGACATCGCCCGCCCGGTTGAGGTGCGGGCGCTATCGGCGCGCAATGCCGTGGCGGCGTTCGCGGGCGGTGATGTCGATCTGGTGCTCGGCGGCACCCTCATCGATTTCCCGCTGGCCGAAGTCGGGCCGCTATCGCGCGGCACGATCCAGGTCGATCCGGCGCTTGGCCTGCTGGGCCTGGTGGTGCGGCGCGAGACCGGGTTCCTCGCCGATCCCGCCCGGCGCGAAGCCTTGTCGATGGCGATTGACCGGACGGCGCTGATCCGCAGTTTCGGGCTGGCTGGCTGGCGTGAGAGCAGCTGGGTGGTGCCATCCGAGATATTCACCGACGCGCCCTATCCCGAAGATCGCTGGAATGGCGCTTCGATCGAGGCGCGCCGCCGCGCTGCGGCCGCAAGAGTCAGCGCCTGGGCCGGGCCGGGGCGCGAGGCAACCGTGCGCCTCGCTTTGCCGTCTGGGCCGGGGGGCGATCTCCTGCTGCGGGAATTGGCATCGGCCTGGGGCGAGATTGGCGTGTCTGTGCGTCGGGCCGGCAAGGGCGAGGCCGCCGACCTCGAGCTGCGCGACACCTTGGCGCGGTACACTTCGGCACGCTGGTATCTCAATCAGTTCAACTGCGGTCTCAATGCGGGCCTGTGCGCACCCGAAGCCGACGAGCTGGTGCGCCAGTCCCTGACCGAGCGTGATGCCGCTGCGCGCGAACGGTTGCTCACCGAAGCCCATGCAGCACTCGTCGAACGGGAAGTCTACATCCCGCTCGGCGCGCCCGTGCGCTGGTCGCTCGTACGCGGCACAATCCGCAATTACCTGCCCAACGTCTGGGGGATGCACCCCTTGTTCCCGCTGTCAGAGCCCACCACTTAG